The Chloroflexota bacterium genomic sequence GTAGACATCGCGCAGGTCGCCCGAACCATTGCCGTCTTCATAGATGGCCTGGAAAGAACGCCAATAGTCAGGCATGGAATTGTAGCCGGAGGGGCTTACGGAGACTGCCGTCGGCGCGTAGTTCACCGTGAGGTTGAGTTCTACGTCGGTGCCCTCGTGCCATGTGCCGGTCTGGTCGGTGAGGTTGCCACCTACTTTGAACACTACGGTGTCGCCCTCATTCCCGCCTTCCACTACACCAGGTGTTGTCGGGTCGTCTCCGGGGACGGTGATGGTGTAGACCGAGGTCTGCTGCCCGTTCACGGTGGTCAGAAACGTGGTCGTCTCGGCGTATTTTACTCCATTGATCCATGCGGAGACGGACGTGCCGTTGGGGACGTTGGCACCGTTCGCCGTGACCGTGCCATAGAACGCGGACGGGAGGCGCGGCGGCTCGTCCGCGACAGCAGGCACGACGAGGGAGAATAGCAGGAAGAGCGCCAGAACGGCTCCAAGTTTGCGTTTCTTCTGGTCTGCCATAGGGGACTCCTCACTCCGTGATATCACGCAGGCGATCAAGACCTGCGCTCTGCCAGACTCACTCCCAGTATACGTGTGGGAGTGTGGCAGTTCAATAGGAAAATAGTACCCTGCTATGGTCGCAGAACGCGGGATAGGTCGGCAGAGATACGGCCGCTCGTCTCCGGTCAGGGCTGTGCTTGCCAAACCTCCGCCAGAATGGGCACGGCCAGTTCGTAGTGGCCGAAGGGCGGCATGAGGCAGATGCCGTTGAAACCAGCCTCTCTCGCCGCTTGTCGCAGCACACGAGCGATGGCAATGCCTTCTCGCACCGCATCCTGGCTCTGGGCCATCCGCCTGCGCAGCGCGTCGGGGATTTGGATTCCGGGCACATGCTGGTTCAGGTACTCCGCGTGGGCTGCTGAGTACAGGGGCAGGATGCCCATGATGACCGGCACGCCGTAGCCGCTTGTCTGTTCCTGAATGTGCGGTATGGTTTCCTCGTCGTAGATGGGCTGGGTGATGACAAAGGCGGCCCCCGCTTGCACCTTGCGCGCAAGTTTGGCCAACTCGGCCTTGCGCACATTTGGGGACGGATCAAAGACGACCCCCACAACTTGCCCCAGGTCGGCGCAAAGCCGAATGAGGTCAAGTACGGTGAGGTCGTGGACGGCTTTGGCGGGCTTTCTGTCGGAGAAGGTTATCGGGTCGCCGGACACGGCCAGTTGGTGGCGAATGCCCGCGGCTCGGGCGCCGAGAATCTCTGCTTCCAAGGCCACCCGGTTGCGATCGCGGACGGTCAGGTGCACGATGGTGTCCCATGGAGTCTGCGCGCGCATGATGGAGCCCAAGAGGGTTGCGCTCATGCGCGGCCGCGCCATGGGCGAGTCGGCCACGTTGACGAAGTGGATGCACCCTGCCGGCAGGGCGCGCAAGCAGTTGAGGATGCGGGTGGGGTCGGGGCCCCTGGGCGGGAGTACCTCCAGGCAGTGCACGAAGGTGCTCGCCGCCAGTTCGGGCAGTGTGGGGTTCTCCATACCGCCAGTGCACCTAGAGCAGGGTCTTGAGGTCAAAGTCGTCCAGCAACATCTGGCTCGCTGCCGCCTCTACGGGCGCTTTGCGGTTGACAAGCCGCGTCATAAGGGTAACGCTCTTGCGGTCTCCTAGAAGAATCGTACCGACCAGTGCCCCGTCCTTGAAGACGAGTTTCTTGTACAGTCCTTTGGCCGGGTCGCTTCGCCTGTAGGAAGTGTAGCCCGGCTCCTCGGGGTTCACGATGCCGATGGACGTGAGGTCTATGCCCATGACTTTCAGCGTGTTGATAGGGGTTGTGCCTGCATAGGTTTCGCTTTGCGGGCGAATCATGTTGGCGGCGGCGACACGTGCCTGTTCTATGGCGGCTGGGATAATCCCGTAGATGCGCTCGCGGAACTCGGCCACATCGCCTGCGACGTAGATGTTCGGGTCGCTGGTCTGCATGTGTTCGGTTGCCAAGACGCCGCGGTTCACCGTCAGACCCGCCTCCTTTGCCAACTGGAGTTTGGGCCGAATGCCGGCAGAGAACAGAACCATGTCGCAGGGAATGGTTTTCCCTTCTTTGAGTTGCACGCCTACAGCGGTTTCGGTGCCGACGATCGCTTCAACGGTTGTGCCCGTGATGACCGAGATACCCATTTGCTCAATGAGTTGCGTCAGGATCGCCGCACCCTCTGCGTCTAGTTGACGTGGCAGGAGGCGCGGGAAGACCTCAATGACCGTAACGTTCAGCCCCAGGGCACTCAGCCCGCGAGCGCTTTCCAGGCCGAGCAGCCCGCCGCCGATGACGACAGCGGCCCTCTTGTCCTGCGCGTAGTCATGGATCGTCTGCGCGTCGTCCAGGGTGCGTAGGGTGAAGCAGCCCTTGAGCGCGGCGTTGGCTATGGGCGGGACGAACGAGTACCCACCACATGCCAGCATCAAGGCATCGTAGGGAACTTTCTCGCCCGACGCCAGCACGATTGTGCGTTCCTTCGGGAGTATCTGCGAAACCGGCGTATCCAGATGCACCTGAATGCGGCGCTTGGAATACCACGATTCGGTGTACGGGTACAGTTCTTCTCGCCGGTAGCGGCCGGCCAGAAAGTCTGGCAGCCATGGACGGCGATAGTAGGGGTACTTCTCGTCGGTGTAGATGGTAATCTGGGCGGTGGGATCGCCTTCTGCCAACGTTGCTGCCGCGGTTACTCCGGCGATTCCGTTGCCGATGATGACATACTGTTGCGCCATTTTGCATCCTCCGTGATGGGGGTAAGGCGAAGCCTTTGCCGCAGTGTAGCATGGAGAGCGTCGGGTGTCAAGACTTTGTCGGCGCTGTCTCGCGGTGGTATACTCTCTGTGGGAGGTTCCGAACGTGAGCGGAGAAGAGTTCATTACAGTGATCGGGGCCGGGCTGGCGGGTTCCGAGGCGGCGTGGCAAATTGCGCGGCGGGGTGTGAAGGTGCGCCTGTACGAGATGCGCCCCCTCGTCATGACGCCCGCGCATCGCACGGATAAGTTTGCCGAGTTGGTGTGCAGCAATTCGCTGGGGTCAGATTTGCCGGATCGGGCGTTGGGCCTGCTGAAACGCGAACTGGAAATGTTGGGGTCGCTGATCATACGGTGTGCACGGGAGACGGCCGTGCCTGCGGGAGGGGCGCTGGCTGTGGGCCGCGAGGAGTTCTCCCGGAGGGTAACCGAAAGCCTGGCATCTCATCCTTTCGTTGAAGTCGTGCGGCAGGAGGTGCGGGAGATTCCGCCCGGGGTAACCGTGCTCGCGACAGGGCCGCTGACCAGCGAGGCGCTCGCGAGCCGAATCGTGGAAGCCGTGGGCACGGAGCACCTGAGTTTCTTTGACGCGATGGCTCCCATCGTCGCGGCGGATTCCTTAGATATGACGGTTGCATTCGCGGCCTCTCGCTATGGACGTGGCGATGATGATTACATCAATTGCCCCATGACAAAAGAGGAATACGACCGGTTCGTGGAGGCGCTGGTCTCGGCCGAGACGATCCCATTGCGGGATTTTGAGGCTGCCGACAGGCGTTTCTTTGAGGCGTGCTTGCCGGTAGAGGAGATCGCCCGACGCGGGCACGATGCGCTGGCGTTTGGCCCGCTTAGGCCCGTGGGGCTGAAGGACCCGCGGACGGGCCGCCGCCCGTATGCGGTGGTCCAGTTGCGCCAGGATGACCTCGCTGGCACGCTGTACAATATGGTGGGGTTTCAGACGAACCTGCGATGGCCTGAGCAGGACCGCGTGTTTCGCATGATTCCCGGGCTTGAGAGAGCACGCTTTGTCCGGTATGGTCAGATGCATCGGAACACGTTCCTCAACTCGCCTGCGGTGCTCTTGCCGACTTTGCAGAGCAGGGTGAGGGTGGACCTGTTTTTCGCGGGGCAAATCACCGGAACCGAGGGGTACGTTGGATCAACGGCGTCTGGGCTTGTGGCGGGAATCAACGCGGTGCGGTATGTGCGTGGAGAGCCGCTGCTGGTCTTTCCGCGGGACACCATGGTGGGGGCGCTTTTATGGTACGTGTCCACGCCTTCGTCGCAGGCGTTCCAGCCGATGAAGGCGAATTTTGGTTTGCTGCCTCCGCTGGAGACTCCTGTGGGGAAGCGTGTGCGGTATCGGGAGTATGCGGCAAGGGCGCTGGACTCGTTGCGGGCGTATCTGGCGGCGAATGGCGAGGAGGTATGCCCACTGCCAAGTGAGACTGAGGGGCACACGCGGTGTGGCTTCGCGTAGTCAAAGCGGCGAGGAAGTTGCGCGGTAGAGGAATTTGCATGAAAAGGGTGTTATGCTATGCGAAGTACCTCTGGTTTGTTTTGGCGGCCGTGCTGCTCCTGCTGGCTTGCCAGGGTGGGGAGGCGGCGGAGTTTGACGGACAGAGGGCCTACAACCATGTCATTGCGCAGGTGGCGTTTGGCCCACGGCCTGTAGGTAGCGAAGCCCTCGTCCGCACTGCTGACTACATAGAGTCCTCGCTGCGTGCTGTAGGGTGGATGCCGACGCGGGTAACGGGAGAGTTCCGCGGAGTTGAGATTCGTAACATCGTGGCGGAGCGGAGCGGCGACGAGGGGAAGCGCGCGGGCACAATTCTCATCGGCGCGCACTACGACACGCGCCCCGCGGCAGATCGCGACCCCGTTCTATCGCGGCGCGGCGAACCCATCCTGGGTGCGAACGATGGCGCAAGCGGGGTGTCGGTGCTATTGGAACTGGCCCGTGTGTACGATCCGGCACGGAGCGGCTATAACGTCGTGCTTGCATTCTTCGACGGCGAGGACAAGGGGGGCATAGACGACTGGCCGTTCTCGGTGGGGGCGGAGATTGTCGCGCAGCGACTGGGAGCCGGGCTTTCCAAGATGATCCTGGTGGACATGGTTGGCGACAATGACCTTCGGATTTACTACGAAGGCAATTCGGACTTGGAACTCGCGGCCGAAATCTGGGCTGTGGCGCGGAAACTTGGATGGGGCAGCCATTTTGTCCCCGAGGTGCGGTACACCCTGATAGATGATCATATTCCCTTTGCGCAGCGTGGTGTGCCGTCCGTGGACATCATTGATTTTGACTATCCATACTGGCATACCACAGCCGACACGGCAGACAAAGTCGCCCCGCAAAGCCTGGAAGTAGTGGGGATGGTTTTGCTAGGATACCTCTACGGCCGCTAGGCAGGCACTCGCTAGAAGTCGTCGTCGCGACCCTTTAGGGTGCGGCGCATCGCAAGGTCGGCGTCCCGCTTGGCGATGGCCTCGCGCTTGTCGTACAACTTCTTGCCCTTGGCCAGGGCGATCTCTACCTTGGCGCGCCTTGCCTTGATGTACATGCGCAGCGGCACAAGCGTGTACCCGCGTTCCTGTACCTTGCCCTGGAGCCGGAGAATTTCCCGCTTGTGCATCAGAAGTTTGCGGGGGCGTTTGGGGTCATGGTTGGCACGGTTGCCGTGCTCGTAGGGGCTGATGTGCGCGTTCTGCAGCCACAGTTCGCCACCCTTGATCTGGGCGAAACTATCTCGCAGGTTGACGCGGCCCGCACGCACGGATTTGATTTCCGTACCTGTGAGTGCGATGCCGGCCTCAAAGGTTTCTTCAATGAAGAAGTCGTGATAGGCCTTCCGGTTGGTGGCGACTGTCTTGATTTCGTCCATACGCCTGGCTTTCCGCCACGGATTGTCGGGTGGTAACTTTACATAACAAGAAGCCAAGGGCGGCGCTCTCGTGAACCCAGGCTATTCTAACACATAGGCGGGGGATTACAAAACACAGACCTGCAGAGATTCGGTCCGAGGGTTATTGTTGACGTTATTCGCAAAGAGTTGCGAACAAGGTGTGCAATCAGGCCTGAGTAAGAGGCTGTGCGTATATGGCGGCAATCCTCCGGAAACTTCCTGAACCTGCGTTGGAAACGTGGGCGTACGAGCGCGTAAGATAACGATGGCTGGCGCTACCACGGCATGTGTACGAGTTGTGGGGCCGGTTTGCAACCCTATATTATGTCAAGTTACTCACCTGGGGAGACGACTTATAGACATAATATATCTAGTCGGAAGATGAATATGCGCCCCTACCGATGCTCCTTGTGCTGTTCCCTCACCTCTGTGGCTGCGACGCAAGCCTGTGGGCGCGCAAGTCTATCGTGCGCTACAGCACGTCGGCGAGCAACTCGCCGAACAGCCCTACGACCAGGCCCGCGTGCAGGCATACGTTGGTACGCGCCCCCCACCCTTCTGGATTTGCTACTACCAGTAGGAAGTTGAGCACGATCAACCCAATCGCCAGGAGCACAGGGACACCCTTGTGATTCGCGAGCCAGTCAAAAAACTTCAGCATAATCTTCATCGTGTATTTCTCCGCACTGCTATTATCACAGATAGGGTCGCAGCGCCGACAGCAGCCATCGGGGTATTCGCCCGACGATGTGCGTGCCAGTCGTTTCGTGATCCTCGTGTTCCACAACCCCACGTTCGTGGAAGAGCGCGACGATCTCACCCTCCGTGTACGGGATATTGGCCTCTACGGTGATCCACTCCTCGGCCAGCATCCGCGCCACTGCCTGGAGCAGATCGTCAATGCCCTGCCCTGTCCTCGCGGAGACGGGGATGGCGTTGGGGTATTCGCGGCGCAAACGACCTGCCACACTGGCATTATCCAGGCGGTCTATCTTGTTCAGGGCCGTGAGAATCGGGATCCGGTGCGCTCCTATCTCCCGTAGGGTGGTTTCTACCTCCCGCAGGTGTTCCTGAACGTTCTTGTGCGAGATGTCCACCACGTGCAGGAGCAGGTCTGCCTCTGCAATCTCCTCCAGTGTTGCGCGGAAGGCAGCGATGAGCGTCGTGGGGAGTTTCCGGATGAAGCCCACGGTATCGGTGAACAGAACCGCCTGTCCGCCTGGCAGCGTGATACGTCTGGTCGTAGGATCCAGGGTTGCAAACAACTTGTCTTCTGCGAGCAAATCCGTGCCCGCGAGGGTGTTGAGCAACGTGGATTTGCCCGCGTTTGTGTATCCCACGATAGCCACTACAGGCAGATTGGCCTGTTCTCGCCGTCGGCGATACTGCTCACGATGTTTCCTGACCGACTCCAGTTCGTCTTTCAGTTGTGCGATGCGCCGCAGGATTTCTCGGCGGTCTACTTCCAATTGCGTCTCGCCTGGCCCGCGGAGGCCGACTCCCCCTATGCCACCTCGCCCCGCCGAGCCGCCCACCTGGCGTGCGAGGTGCGTCCAAGCGCGTGTCAACCTGGGAAGCCGATACTCGTACTGCGCCAGGGCCACCTGTAGGCGCCCCTCGTGTGTGCGGGCGCGCGCCGCGAAAATGTCCAGGATGAGCGACGTGCGGTCCAGGATTTTCACGTCCAAGGCTTCTTCCAACTCGCGCAGTTGCCGGG encodes the following:
- a CDS encoding M28 family peptidase, translating into MKRVLCYAKYLWFVLAAVLLLLACQGGEAAEFDGQRAYNHVIAQVAFGPRPVGSEALVRTADYIESSLRAVGWMPTRVTGEFRGVEIRNIVAERSGDEGKRAGTILIGAHYDTRPAADRDPVLSRRGEPILGANDGASGVSVLLELARVYDPARSGYNVVLAFFDGEDKGGIDDWPFSVGAEIVAQRLGAGLSKMILVDMVGDNDLRIYYEGNSDLELAAEIWAVARKLGWGSHFVPEVRYTLIDDHIPFAQRGVPSVDIIDFDYPYWHTTADTADKVAPQSLEVVGMVLLGYLYGR
- the trmFO gene encoding methylenetetrahydrofolate--tRNA-(uracil(54)-C(5))-methyltransferase (FADH(2)-oxidizing) TrmFO, with product MSGEEFITVIGAGLAGSEAAWQIARRGVKVRLYEMRPLVMTPAHRTDKFAELVCSNSLGSDLPDRALGLLKRELEMLGSLIIRCARETAVPAGGALAVGREEFSRRVTESLASHPFVEVVRQEVREIPPGVTVLATGPLTSEALASRIVEAVGTEHLSFFDAMAPIVAADSLDMTVAFAASRYGRGDDDYINCPMTKEEYDRFVEALVSAETIPLRDFEAADRRFFEACLPVEEIARRGHDALAFGPLRPVGLKDPRTGRRPYAVVQLRQDDLAGTLYNMVGFQTNLRWPEQDRVFRMIPGLERARFVRYGQMHRNTFLNSPAVLLPTLQSRVRVDLFFAGQITGTEGYVGSTASGLVAGINAVRYVRGEPLLVFPRDTMVGALLWYVSTPSSQAFQPMKANFGLLPPLETPVGKRVRYREYAARALDSLRAYLAANGEEVCPLPSETEGHTRCGFA
- the smpB gene encoding SsrA-binding protein SmpB; the protein is MDEIKTVATNRKAYHDFFIEETFEAGIALTGTEIKSVRAGRVNLRDSFAQIKGGELWLQNAHISPYEHGNRANHDPKRPRKLLMHKREILRLQGKVQERGYTLVPLRMYIKARRAKVEIALAKGKKLYDKREAIAKRDADLAMRRTLKGRDDDF
- a CDS encoding methylenetetrahydrofolate reductase, with product MENPTLPELAASTFVHCLEVLPPRGPDPTRILNCLRALPAGCIHFVNVADSPMARPRMSATLLGSIMRAQTPWDTIVHLTVRDRNRVALEAEILGARAAGIRHQLAVSGDPITFSDRKPAKAVHDLTVLDLIRLCADLGQVVGVVFDPSPNVRKAELAKLARKVQAGAAFVITQPIYDEETIPHIQEQTSGYGVPVIMGILPLYSAAHAEYLNQHVPGIQIPDALRRRMAQSQDAVREGIAIARVLRQAAREAGFNGICLMPPFGHYELAVPILAEVWQAQP
- a CDS encoding NAD(P)/FAD-dependent oxidoreductase yields the protein MAQQYVIIGNGIAGVTAAATLAEGDPTAQITIYTDEKYPYYRRPWLPDFLAGRYRREELYPYTESWYSKRRIQVHLDTPVSQILPKERTIVLASGEKVPYDALMLACGGYSFVPPIANAALKGCFTLRTLDDAQTIHDYAQDKRAAVVIGGGLLGLESARGLSALGLNVTVIEVFPRLLPRQLDAEGAAILTQLIEQMGISVITGTTVEAIVGTETAVGVQLKEGKTIPCDMVLFSAGIRPKLQLAKEAGLTVNRGVLATEHMQTSDPNIYVAGDVAEFRERIYGIIPAAIEQARVAAANMIRPQSETYAGTTPINTLKVMGIDLTSIGIVNPEEPGYTSYRRSDPAKGLYKKLVFKDGALVGTILLGDRKSVTLMTRLVNRKAPVEAAASQMLLDDFDLKTLL
- the hflX gene encoding GTPase HflX; translated protein: MGPSQIDVEGGKPIANVRLREVEEPTEQGFLVGAQLKAQRNDWDISDCLDELELLANTAGIEVVGRTYQYLDAINPATFIGPGKVAEIRSLRESLGYNVVIFDDELSPRQLRELEEALDVKILDRTSLILDIFAARARTHEGRLQVALAQYEYRLPRLTRAWTHLARQVGGSAGRGGIGGVGLRGPGETQLEVDRREILRRIAQLKDELESVRKHREQYRRRREQANLPVVAIVGYTNAGKSTLLNTLAGTDLLAEDKLFATLDPTTRRITLPGGQAVLFTDTVGFIRKLPTTLIAAFRATLEEIAEADLLLHVVDISHKNVQEHLREVETTLREIGAHRIPILTALNKIDRLDNASVAGRLRREYPNAIPVSARTGQGIDDLLQAVARMLAEEWITVEANIPYTEGEIVALFHERGVVEHEDHETTGTHIVGRIPRWLLSALRPYL